A stretch of Salvelinus alpinus chromosome 4, SLU_Salpinus.1, whole genome shotgun sequence DNA encodes these proteins:
- the LOC139572873 gene encoding glycerol-3-phosphate dehydrogenase 1-like protein — translation MASPLKVCIVGSGNWGSAIARIIGSNAQTLQRFATTVKMWVFEEKVNGRNLTDIINTDHENVKYLPGYKLPDNVVAVPQLQDAAEGADLLVFVVPHQFIRKLCDEMVGCVSSQARGITLIKTIEVLEQEMLNGQKLQGPATSAEVYHILKQKGLVDKFPLFVAVYQICFEGKPVQEMISCLQSHPEHL, via the exons ATGGCATCGCCTCTGAAAGTGTGCATTGTCGGCTCTGGAAACTG GGGTTCAGCCATTGCCAGGATAATCGGCAGTAATGCTCAGACCCTGCAGCGTTTCGCCACCACAGTCAAGATGTGGGTGTTTGAGGAGAAGGTGAACGGCAGGAATctcacagacatcattaacaCAGACCATGAGAATGTCAAGTACCTGCCTGGATACAAACTGCCTGACAACGTG gtGGCTGTACCCCAGCTCCAGGATGCTGCTGAGGGGGCTGACCTCCTAGTGTTCGTGGTTCCTCACCAGTTCATCCGGAAGCTGTGTGATGAGATGGTGGGATGTGTCTCCTCCCAGGCCAGGGGAATCACACTCATTAAG ACTATTGAGGTCCTGGAGCAGGAGATGTTGAATGGACAGAAGCTCCAGGGTCCTGCTACCTCAGCTGAAGTCTACCACATCCTCAAACAGAAGGGACTGGTGGATAA GTTCCCTCTGTTTGTGGCAGTGTATCAGATCTGTTTCGAGGGCAAGCCGGTACAGGAAATGATCTCCTGTCTACAGAGTCACCCAGAGCACCTGTGA
- the LOC139572881 gene encoding uncharacterized protein KIAA1143 homolog — protein sequence MAKMNKGPKANVSWVKPAEPSFLKKFKKDVGFKEGPTIDTKRLEMPALEDDSGSDREDELPQVVILKKGDLSAEEVLQIKEVKDGIEKEDKPPADGKILFKKPTKRSSDKFQGITASSNKKKKSEGKSEGGDEEKKEEKSEKKVKNKSLLSFGEDEDED from the exons ATGGCTAAGATGAATAAGGGTCCGAAAGCGAACGTATCGTGGGTGAAACCAGCAGAACCGTCATTTTTAAAGAAATTCAAGAAAGATGTTGGCTTTAAGGAAGGACCCACCATTGATACCAAG CGTTTAGAGATGCCAGCCTTGGAGGATGACAGTGGCAGTGATCGTGAAGATGAGCTGCCTCAAGTTGTCATTCTCAAAAAGGGAGATTTAAGCGCTGAAGAAGTGTTACAGATAAAAGAGGTAAAGGATGGTATAGAAAAAG AAGACAAGCCTCCTGCGGACGGCAAGATCCTGTTCAAGAAGCCCACGAAGCGCTCCTCCGACAAGTTCCAGGGCATCACCGCCAGCTctaacaagaagaagaagagtgaAGGAAAGAGTGAAGGAGGAGATGAAGAGAAAAAGGAGGAGAAGTCTGAAAAGAAGGTGAAAAACAAGAGTCTTCTCTCTTTCggagaggatgaggatgaggactAG
- the LOC139572883 gene encoding transmembrane protein 42-like produces the protein MISGAFYALLAGFLGAVASSSAKLSLGSDYLKGMCETGLKTWFQDGDYRIIQEETSPCEWLHIPLRLLCGGLLFTSNAVMWTFFSKALRHSSSSARATVTTTASNFVSSAFLGKLLFGETHAALWWVGISLTLSGLLVLHGSTSQPAEAKKEE, from the exons ATGATTTCAGGTGCGTTTTATGCATTATTAGCGGGCTTTCTTGGAGCCGTCGCCTCCTCGTCAGCCAAGCTATCTCTGGGCTCAGACTACCTCAAAGGGATGTGTGAAACAGGGCTGAAAACCTGGTTTCAGGATGGGGACTACAGGATTATTCAGGAGGAAACATCACCCTGCGAATGG CTCCACATCCCTCTGCGGTTGCTGTGTGGAGGACTGCTGTTCACCAGTAATGCTGTGATGTGGACCTTCTTCTCCAAGGCTCTGAgacactcctcctcctccgctcGGGCCACGGTCACCACCACCGCATCCAACTTTGTTTCCTCT GCATTCCTTGGGAAGCTGCTCTTTGGCGAGACCCACGCAGCACTGTGGTGGGTGGGCATCTCTCTAACGCTCTCAGGTTTACTGGTGCTGCACGGATCAACTTCCCAACCAGCAGAGGCCAAGAAGGAAGAGTGA